Proteins encoded together in one Proteiniborus ethanoligenes window:
- the istA gene encoding IS21 family transposase, translated as MRKDVFNQLKLIKEDISVLNKSELARRFNCDRRTVDKYLNGTNAESRKPRDIKSKIDDFKEIIIDKVDNWGSNSMAVFKFIQKKGYDGGYHTVNNFIQNHKKEEIKKATIRFDTSPGLQAQVDWKESITIISRQGEIFEVNIFLMVLGYSRLKYLKLTVDRTQKTLFECLFQGFKYFGGVPKEILFDNMSTVVDRSKTTFKNVTINQDFKYFSIDAGFEVITCRPYRPETKGKVETLAKLVDRLTPYNEEFDSFDELENIVEVFNYEINNEISQATYEVPFIRFLKEKEYLNPLPPMDILLSYFHHEKEYKVSKESMIRYKGKKYSVPTSYIGKYLTVSEKDSELYIYYTKDLIACHKISEKILHYKIDHAKEILKSDALKHYSDEDIENFIEQNLKNMDIFLEE; from the coding sequence ATGCGAAAAGATGTATTTAATCAACTAAAACTGATTAAGGAGGATATAAGTGTATTGAATAAAAGTGAATTAGCTAGAAGATTTAATTGTGATAGAAGAACAGTTGATAAATATCTTAATGGTACAAATGCTGAATCAAGAAAACCTAGAGATATTAAAAGTAAAATTGATGATTTTAAAGAAATAATTATCGATAAAGTAGATAACTGGGGTTCAAACTCCATGGCAGTATTCAAATTTATTCAGAAAAAAGGCTACGATGGTGGTTATCATACAGTTAATAATTTTATCCAAAACCATAAAAAAGAAGAAATAAAAAAAGCAACAATTAGATTTGATACAAGCCCAGGACTCCAAGCTCAAGTAGATTGGAAAGAAAGTATTACCATAATTAGCAGGCAAGGTGAAATATTTGAAGTAAATATATTCTTAATGGTTTTAGGTTATTCAAGGTTGAAATATTTAAAACTAACTGTTGATAGAACACAAAAAACATTGTTTGAATGCTTGTTTCAAGGATTTAAATATTTTGGAGGTGTACCTAAAGAAATCCTCTTTGATAATATGTCTACTGTTGTAGATAGAAGTAAGACAACCTTTAAAAATGTAACTATCAATCAAGATTTTAAATACTTTTCGATTGATGCTGGATTTGAAGTAATTACTTGTAGGCCCTATAGACCTGAAACTAAAGGTAAAGTAGAAACTTTAGCTAAATTAGTAGATAGATTAACACCATATAATGAAGAATTTGATAGCTTTGATGAGTTAGAAAATATAGTTGAAGTATTTAACTATGAAATTAATAATGAGATTTCACAAGCAACATATGAAGTTCCATTTATTAGATTTTTAAAAGAAAAAGAGTATTTAAACCCATTACCACCAATGGATATCCTTCTATCATATTTCCACCACGAAAAAGAGTATAAGGTATCCAAAGAATCTATGATTAGGTATAAAGGGAAGAAATACTCAGTACCTACAAGCTATATAGGTAAATACTTAACAGTATCAGAGAAAGACTCTGAACTTTATATATATTATACTAAAGATTTAATAGCTTGTCATAAGATATCTGAAAAAATTCTTCACTATAAAATTGACCATGCAAAAGAAATACTTAAATCAGATGCACTAAAACATTATTCTGATGAAGATATAGAAAACTTCATAGAACAAAATTTAAAAAACATGGATATATTTTTGGAGGAATGA